From Variovorax sp. PMC12, the proteins below share one genomic window:
- a CDS encoding DotU family type IV/VI secretion system protein, whose product MARTLPDLAVDDHITKQFRAFYDEIVKARDRTADSRETDPDLVAQSLARHLENLLELQSLESRRDSTRFELENVADARYLKAALADEILLHTPWIGRERWTAHLLESSLFRTNIAGDLVFSRIEELLSGREPSKRDIARLYLFALALGFQGKYRGGGEEARLLGYREELFQFVYQRPADFSGRDRVVSERAYASTLSHIAPRKLPTLSRWTVLFLLSAATLLAVSELLWLWQSWPVRQVLQPGAVDASGAYQR is encoded by the coding sequence ATGGCACGCACCCTTCCCGACCTCGCGGTCGATGACCACATCACCAAGCAGTTCCGCGCCTTCTACGACGAGATCGTGAAGGCCCGCGACCGCACCGCCGATTCGCGCGAGACCGACCCCGACTTGGTGGCGCAGTCGCTGGCCCGCCACCTGGAAAACCTGCTGGAGCTCCAGTCGCTCGAATCGCGCCGCGACAGCACCCGCTTCGAGCTGGAGAACGTGGCCGACGCGCGCTACCTGAAGGCCGCGCTGGCCGACGAGATCCTGCTGCACACGCCGTGGATCGGCCGCGAGCGCTGGACCGCGCACCTGCTGGAGTCTTCGCTGTTCCGCACCAACATCGCGGGCGACCTTGTGTTCAGCCGCATCGAAGAACTGCTGTCGGGCCGCGAGCCCTCCAAGCGGGACATCGCGCGGCTGTATCTCTTTGCGCTGGCCCTGGGCTTTCAGGGCAAATACCGCGGCGGCGGCGAGGAAGCGCGGCTGCTCGGCTACCGCGAGGAGCTGTTCCAGTTCGTCTACCAGCGGCCGGCCGATTTCTCGGGCCGCGACCGCGTGGTGTCGGAGCGGGCCTATGCCAGCACGCTCTCGCACATCGCGCCGCGCAAGCTGCCCACGCTCAGCCGCTGGACGGTGCTGTTCCTGCTGAGCGCCGCCACGCTGCTGGCGGTGTCGGAACTGCTGTGGCTGTGGCAGTCGTGGCCGGTGCGGCAGGTGCTGCAGCCGGGCGCGGTCGATGCATCGGGGGCGTACCAGCGATGA
- a CDS encoding dicarboxylate/amino acid:cation symporter, which yields MEQADMGFLTRMSHSLLALLMCMAAGGVAGIFAPALGDVAYTAAQVYLSIVSMAAIPLLVVATFFGLRQTMGLPFPARRIAMIAGLALLLVASCAGTGLALGWVNSPGAHLDADLREHLGELVQKAGDGGDMEMRLYDGGVQATPVERPRATLLPDNFFRVLVEGRSLGILSCALLFGLAFAALARTQHNALNHMFEGIYRTLELIIARANILLPVVAFGMSAHVFSQTDAVTIRAMSGFLLHFVVLVALLGMAAIWVIHRRGNQPMVEVLQHLKTPMLVSLVSSSTTASIPHTIEAMSARLGFSRGIVELVVPTASVFLRAGSALYYVLLALFVANLYDRTLSAADIGMIGTGATVAAFASAGNNSLTNVGYAGIVLSLLQLPIEAALALFLAIDLICEGPRNLLTLLASCALIAIVSAGLPSERVAAPAAHAAPVQPLRFVLTRGNVYLLAGCSVLASLLIMLMGIAVGARQAVQPPAAYATSAAANPGISR from the coding sequence ATGGAACAAGCCGACATGGGTTTCCTGACGCGCATGTCCCACAGCCTGCTCGCCCTGCTGATGTGCATGGCGGCAGGCGGCGTCGCGGGCATCTTCGCGCCCGCGCTGGGCGACGTGGCCTACACAGCGGCGCAGGTGTACCTGTCGATCGTGAGCATGGCGGCCATTCCGCTGCTGGTGGTGGCCACCTTCTTCGGCCTGCGCCAGACCATGGGGCTGCCCTTTCCCGCGCGGCGCATCGCGATGATCGCGGGCCTGGCGCTGCTGCTGGTGGCGAGCTGCGCAGGCACGGGCCTGGCGCTGGGCTGGGTAAACTCGCCGGGCGCGCACCTCGACGCCGACCTGCGCGAGCACCTCGGCGAGCTGGTGCAGAAGGCCGGCGACGGCGGCGACATGGAAATGCGGCTGTACGACGGCGGCGTGCAGGCCACGCCGGTGGAGCGCCCGCGCGCCACGCTGCTGCCCGACAACTTCTTCCGCGTGCTGGTGGAGGGGCGCTCGCTGGGAATACTTTCTTGCGCGCTGCTGTTCGGGCTGGCCTTCGCGGCGCTGGCGCGCACGCAGCACAACGCGCTCAACCACATGTTCGAGGGCATCTACCGCACGCTCGAACTCATCATCGCGCGCGCCAACATCCTGCTGCCGGTGGTGGCCTTCGGCATGTCGGCGCATGTGTTCTCGCAGACCGACGCGGTGACCATCCGCGCAATGAGCGGCTTTTTGCTGCACTTCGTGGTGCTGGTGGCGCTGCTGGGCATGGCGGCCATCTGGGTGATCCACCGGCGCGGCAACCAGCCGATGGTCGAGGTGCTGCAGCACCTGAAGACGCCGATGCTGGTGAGCCTGGTGTCGTCGAGCACCACCGCCAGCATTCCGCACACCATCGAGGCGATGAGCGCGCGCCTGGGCTTCAGCCGCGGCATCGTGGAGCTGGTGGTGCCCACGGCCTCGGTGTTCCTGCGCGCGGGCTCGGCGCTCTACTACGTGCTGCTCGCGCTGTTCGTGGCCAACCTGTACGACCGCACGCTCAGCGCGGCCGACATCGGAATGATCGGCACCGGCGCCACGGTCGCGGCCTTCGCCTCGGCCGGCAACAACAGCCTGACCAACGTGGGCTACGCGGGCATCGTGCTGTCGCTGCTGCAGTTGCCCATAGAAGCGGCACTGGCGCTGTTCCTGGCCATCGACCTGATCTGCGAAGGCCCGCGCAACCTGCTCACGCTGCTGGCCAGCTGCGCGCTCATCGCCATCGTGTCGGCCGGCCTGCCGTCGGAGCGCGTGGCCGCGCCCGCCGCCCATGCGGCGCCCGTGCAGCCGCTGCGCTTCGTGCTCACGCGCGGCAACGTCTATCTGCTGGCGGGCTGCAGCGTGCTGGCTTCCCTGCTGATCATGCTGATGGGCATTGCCGTGGGTGCGCGGCAGGCCGTGCAGCCCCCCGCCGCCTACGCGACTTCCGCCGCGGCGAACCCTGGAATATCGCGATGA
- the tssA gene encoding type VI secretion system protein TssA gives MAALLSPLNTEAAADGFAPDIAAFLAPMAIDTAEGPAGPSLRYDPVYARIREARTEEDASLPMGEWTRPLKKADWRAAEMLCTELLQRRSKDLQVAAWLTEAWLHRHGIDGLIAGARLLEGLVREFWEGVHPRIGDDGDADMRAAAFVWANDTLAQVLLMRVPLVPWPELNPPFINLCEWQRAITTEFGTASARAKAAKATKQDDGTAGAVASRQDILDRAGYDVYALAYLDDRLALAWEAWDGLAALLDERLGASAPSLSKVTDMLAQLRQAVRSMLQGRDPRDEEEPEPAAEAAELLHADWAADASAISATSMDDNHMSEASFTPPLAAIGLLPQAAASGQIGSRAEAYRLLELAAAYLMREEPHSPTPYLVNRAVAWGRMPLPQLMQEVLREDGDLNRYFSIIGVRPEG, from the coding sequence ATGGCCGCCCTGCTCTCTCCCCTGAACACCGAAGCCGCCGCCGACGGCTTCGCGCCGGACATCGCGGCATTTCTTGCGCCGATGGCCATCGACACCGCCGAAGGCCCCGCCGGGCCGTCGCTGCGCTACGACCCCGTTTACGCCCGCATCCGCGAGGCACGCACAGAAGAAGACGCCAGCCTGCCGATGGGCGAATGGACCCGCCCGCTCAAGAAGGCCGACTGGCGCGCGGCCGAGATGCTGTGCACCGAACTGCTGCAACGCCGCAGCAAGGACCTGCAGGTGGCCGCATGGCTCACCGAGGCCTGGCTGCATCGGCACGGGATCGACGGGCTGATCGCCGGCGCGCGGCTGCTCGAAGGGCTGGTGCGGGAATTCTGGGAAGGCGTGCATCCGCGCATCGGGGACGACGGCGACGCGGACATGCGGGCGGCGGCGTTCGTGTGGGCGAACGATACGTTGGCGCAGGTGCTGTTGATGCGCGTGCCGCTGGTGCCGTGGCCCGAGTTGAATCCGCCCTTCATCAACCTCTGCGAATGGCAGCGCGCCATCACGACCGAATTCGGCACGGCGTCTGCCCGCGCGAAGGCAGCGAAGGCAACGAAGCAGGACGACGGCACGGCAGGTGCAGTCGCGTCGCGCCAGGACATCCTCGACCGGGCCGGCTACGACGTGTACGCGCTCGCGTACCTCGACGACCGCCTCGCACTGGCCTGGGAGGCCTGGGATGGCCTGGCGGCGCTGCTCGACGAACGCCTGGGCGCCAGTGCGCCCAGCCTTTCAAAGGTGACCGACATGCTGGCGCAGTTGCGACAGGCAGTGCGCAGCATGCTGCAGGGGCGCGACCCGCGCGACGAAGAAGAACCCGAACCGGCTGCCGAAGCAGCGGAATTGCTGCACGCCGACTGGGCAGCGGACGCATCTGCCATTTCCGCCACATCGATGGACGACAACCACATGAGCGAAGCCTCTTTCACCCCTCCCCTTGCCGCCATCGGGCTTCTGCCGCAGGCCGCGGCAAGCGGCCAGATCGGCAGCCGCGCCGAGGCCTACCGGCTGCTTGAGCTTGCCGCCGCCTATCTGATGCGCGAGGAGCCACACAGCCCGACGCCATATCTCGTGAATCGCGCGGTGGCGTGGGGGCGCATGCCGCTGCCGCAGTTGATGCAGGAAGTGCTGCGCGAGGACGGGGACTTGAACCGCTATTTTTCGATCATCGGCGTGAGGCCGGAAGGCTGA
- a CDS encoding type VI secretion system protein, with the protein MLTDQLFLISIAVLTLVVLLVLGMVLYFAARRSHAKPSSDPKVARIRFDSLRSSFRQAVELIEGNIASRADRYGIPWIMLLNEGDDHRQLPIEQSGVASALSTESASAAATQGISWHFFDRGVVIDIQGAYLGSPDDDDASEKPWDEFLGMCRAYRPQRPFDSVVITIPAALLMDDSTDGRLELSKRAKLAHRRLWLAQNRFAMRFAVYVLITGAEQLEGFSAFARALPEPLRASMLGWSSPYDLSTTYQPGWVDEAVGTVVRSVSDVSAELFATDTAPQGAGPQLLLPSRIEALRGQLQLYVDELMRPSAYHEPFFFRGIYLTGDAGESAQAVAAIDAEHDAYGRKDLEPIGGDLIAQLMRQPAFLRDLFEKKIFLEYGLTRPSRTQTLARPVLHRALRWTAVIFLGGWGIGLVVATWQLHRHNGTLVSALSQLQHDAQYRMRAQQRGEAIPTAWYRNKALSLLAMNERLRTDGTYSFFMPGSWRPFDDLNERVIERIEREFGDIAVSTLRRELMARVSQLSGVEQDEATGEFIVGASCGLPPSFRTIGDAPRKNGLLVEDQPEFGALQRYLGSAEQLDAALQAVERLRQPSTGNAEDLRVAVRYALGAELPADLSRNLRYFRQAAESNALSIPLVPVQSALRCALDKGTAQLDARLFANNELLVSEQTLARLMPSLAGNGTFARTTASYRDVIGAIKDQEDLVASGKGGWMRQPVLVLGASYDRTIARIEQNRLLGQESADAVRGHAQDAFQKFRAEFNLRFGGAQPGLLWQDKDGRFVLAPERIALRDALTALLAQPFMAAARDRELPGAGLRATAAWDLPRLDQALAIGDIRKRYMAEGMTAFPPTVRPAVESALNAHFAQLVVDQVAEAATGANDGMRPVSSTLMATDTQALAYEASRQRLAKIQALLYELGAGPRAEDLRALVSRDALQRLEAVDEAFNQSELYAMRGRDFQGWRGERGPMLVAFGVSDTGSLAAYLGQQFNRTETLGKLADGYIAALDGAGAGSVLAQRWQAINRDLERYRLKNPNSSLLLLEQFLGTTGAEIDRETCAAKLAGKAPAARIGDYFVDRHQQIYSALLARCYELQYGDQQELWTQFSTRFNRSLAGRHPFGASTTARAFDLADPTDVNDLSRAFDPLARALKESRVDGAVRTAAMPGAAARRFADQFSRARDFLLPLFPTDEGGAPGYDLSVDFRVNTMAEIEGNKIIDWSFEVGDQVLRQRDPPRTLRWEYGMPVALVLRIAKDSPVVARADPQQPALLTDGQSVSFRFADPWALLTLAQRQREGDSLQRPDGRSQLLKFEFPLVAQSAGDAAQTPAGGRARVFLRVAASPAGKKNALIWPAAFPARAPEWNTP; encoded by the coding sequence ATGCTGACCGACCAGCTCTTTCTCATTTCCATCGCGGTGCTGACGCTGGTGGTGCTGCTCGTGCTCGGCATGGTGCTGTACTTTGCCGCGCGGCGTTCGCACGCCAAGCCTTCGAGCGACCCGAAGGTCGCGCGCATCCGCTTCGACTCGCTGCGCAGCTCGTTCCGCCAGGCGGTGGAGCTGATCGAAGGCAACATCGCCTCGCGCGCCGACCGCTACGGCATTCCATGGATCATGCTGCTCAACGAAGGCGACGACCACCGCCAACTGCCCATCGAGCAGTCGGGCGTGGCCAGCGCGCTGAGCACCGAGTCGGCCTCGGCCGCGGCCACGCAGGGCATCTCGTGGCACTTCTTCGACCGCGGCGTGGTCATCGACATCCAGGGCGCCTACCTCGGCTCGCCCGACGACGACGATGCCTCCGAGAAGCCGTGGGACGAGTTCCTCGGCATGTGCCGCGCCTACCGGCCACAGCGGCCGTTCGACTCGGTGGTCATCACCATTCCCGCCGCGCTGCTGATGGACGACAGCACCGACGGGCGGCTCGAACTCTCCAAGCGCGCCAAGCTCGCGCACCGCCGCCTGTGGCTCGCGCAGAACCGCTTCGCGATGCGCTTCGCGGTCTATGTGCTCATCACCGGCGCCGAACAGCTCGAAGGCTTCAGCGCCTTCGCGCGCGCGCTGCCCGAGCCGCTGCGCGCGAGCATGCTGGGCTGGTCGTCGCCCTACGACCTGTCGACCACCTACCAGCCGGGCTGGGTCGACGAGGCCGTGGGCACGGTGGTGCGCTCGGTGTCCGACGTGTCGGCCGAACTGTTCGCCACCGACACCGCGCCGCAGGGCGCCGGCCCGCAGCTGCTGCTGCCCTCGCGCATCGAGGCGCTGCGCGGCCAGTTGCAGCTGTACGTCGACGAGCTGATGCGCCCGAGCGCCTATCACGAGCCCTTCTTCTTCCGCGGCATCTACCTGACCGGCGACGCCGGCGAATCGGCGCAGGCCGTGGCCGCCATCGACGCCGAGCACGACGCCTACGGCCGCAAGGACCTGGAGCCCATCGGCGGCGACCTGATCGCGCAGCTGATGCGCCAGCCGGCGTTCCTGCGCGACCTGTTCGAGAAGAAGATCTTTCTCGAATACGGCCTCACCCGGCCGTCGCGCACGCAGACGCTGGCGCGCCCGGTGCTGCACCGGGCGCTGCGCTGGACGGCGGTGATCTTCCTCGGCGGCTGGGGCATCGGCCTGGTGGTGGCCACCTGGCAGCTGCACCGGCACAACGGCACGCTGGTGTCGGCGCTCTCGCAGCTGCAGCACGACGCGCAATACCGCATGCGCGCGCAGCAGCGCGGCGAGGCCATTCCCACCGCGTGGTACCGCAACAAGGCGCTGTCGCTGCTGGCCATGAACGAGCGGCTGCGCACCGACGGCACCTACTCGTTCTTCATGCCGGGCTCATGGCGGCCCTTCGACGACCTGAACGAACGGGTGATCGAGCGCATCGAGCGCGAGTTCGGCGACATCGCGGTGAGCACGCTGCGGCGCGAGCTGATGGCACGTGTGAGCCAGTTGAGCGGCGTGGAGCAGGACGAGGCGACCGGCGAATTCATCGTCGGCGCCAGCTGCGGACTGCCCCCGAGCTTCAGGACCATCGGCGACGCGCCGCGCAAGAACGGCCTGCTGGTGGAAGACCAGCCGGAGTTCGGCGCGCTGCAGCGCTACCTGGGTTCGGCCGAGCAGCTCGACGCCGCGCTGCAGGCGGTGGAGCGCCTGCGCCAGCCATCGACCGGCAACGCCGAAGACCTGCGCGTGGCCGTGCGCTACGCGCTGGGCGCCGAACTGCCCGCCGACCTGAGCCGCAACCTGCGCTACTTCCGCCAGGCGGCCGAGAGCAATGCGCTGTCGATTCCGCTGGTGCCGGTGCAGTCGGCGCTGCGCTGCGCGCTCGACAAGGGCACGGCGCAGCTCGATGCACGGCTGTTCGCGAACAACGAACTGCTGGTGTCGGAGCAAACACTGGCGCGGCTGATGCCCTCGCTGGCCGGCAACGGCACCTTCGCGCGCACCACGGCCAGCTACCGCGACGTGATCGGCGCCATCAAGGACCAGGAAGACCTGGTGGCCTCGGGCAAGGGCGGCTGGATGCGCCAGCCGGTGCTGGTGCTGGGTGCCTCCTACGACCGCACCATCGCGCGCATCGAGCAGAACCGGCTGCTGGGGCAGGAGTCGGCCGATGCCGTGCGCGGCCACGCGCAAGACGCCTTCCAGAAATTCCGCGCCGAGTTCAACCTTCGCTTCGGCGGCGCGCAGCCCGGCCTGCTGTGGCAGGACAAGGACGGCCGCTTCGTGCTGGCGCCCGAACGCATCGCGCTGCGCGACGCGCTCACCGCGCTGCTGGCGCAGCCCTTCATGGCCGCCGCGCGCGACCGCGAGCTGCCCGGCGCGGGCCTGCGCGCAACGGCCGCATGGGACCTGCCGCGGCTCGACCAGGCCCTGGCGATCGGCGACATCCGCAAGCGCTACATGGCCGAGGGCATGACGGCCTTCCCGCCGACGGTGCGCCCGGCCGTGGAGAGCGCGCTGAACGCGCACTTCGCGCAACTGGTGGTCGACCAGGTGGCCGAGGCCGCGACCGGCGCGAACGACGGCATGCGCCCGGTTTCGTCAACGCTGATGGCCACCGACACGCAGGCGCTCGCTTACGAAGCCTCGCGCCAGCGGCTCGCCAAGATCCAGGCGCTGCTGTACGAACTGGGCGCCGGCCCGCGCGCCGAAGACCTGCGCGCGCTGGTGTCGCGCGACGCGCTGCAGCGCCTCGAAGCCGTGGACGAGGCCTTCAACCAGTCGGAGCTGTACGCCATGCGCGGGCGCGACTTCCAGGGCTGGCGCGGAGAGCGCGGGCCGATGCTGGTGGCCTTCGGCGTATCGGACACCGGCTCGCTCGCGGCCTACCTGGGCCAGCAGTTCAACCGCACCGAAACGCTGGGCAAGCTGGCCGACGGCTACATCGCGGCGCTCGACGGCGCGGGAGCGGGCTCGGTGCTGGCGCAGCGCTGGCAGGCCATCAACCGCGACCTGGAGCGCTACCGGCTGAAGAACCCGAACAGCAGCCTGCTGCTGCTCGAGCAGTTCCTGGGCACCACCGGCGCCGAGATCGACCGCGAGACCTGCGCCGCCAAGCTGGCCGGCAAGGCGCCGGCGGCGCGCATCGGCGACTACTTTGTCGACCGCCACCAGCAGATCTACAGCGCCCTGCTCGCGCGCTGCTACGAGCTGCAGTACGGCGACCAGCAGGAACTGTGGACGCAGTTCTCCACGCGCTTCAACCGCTCGCTGGCGGGGCGGCATCCGTTCGGCGCGTCCACCACCGCGCGCGCCTTCGACCTGGCCGACCCGACGGACGTGAACGACCTGTCGCGCGCCTTCGATCCGCTGGCGCGCGCGCTGAAGGAAAGCCGCGTGGACGGCGCCGTGCGCACCGCCGCCATGCCGGGCGCGGCGGCGCGCCGCTTCGCCGACCAGTTCAGCCGTGCGCGCGACTTCCTGCTGCCGCTGTTCCCGACCGACGAAGGCGGCGCGCCGGGCTACGACCTGAGCGTGGACTTCCGGGTCAACACCATGGCCGAGATCGAGGGCAACAAAATCATCGACTGGTCCTTCGAGGTCGGCGACCAGGTGCTCAGGCAGCGCGACCCGCCGCGCACGCTGCGCTGGGAATACGGCATGCCGGTGGCGCTGGTGCTGCGCATCGCGAAGGACTCGCCCGTGGTCGCGCGCGCCGATCCGCAACAGCCCGCGCTGCTGACCGACGGCCAGAGCGTGAGCTTCCGCTTTGCCGACCCGTGGGCGCTGCTCACGCTGGCACAGCGGCAGCGCGAAGGCGATTCGCTGCAGCGCCCCGACGGCCGCTCGCAATTGCTGAAGTTCGAGTTCCCGCTGGTGGCCCAGTCGGCCGGCGACGCCGCCCAGACACCGGCCGGCGGACGCGCGCGCGTGTTCCTGCGCGTCGCGGCCAGCCCCGCCGGCAAGAAGAACGCCCTGATATGGCCCGCCGCCTTCCCGGCACGCGCGCCCGAATGGAACACCCCCTGA
- a CDS encoding TonB-dependent siderophore receptor, producing MRRAALLVLWAAAQGSRAHAQDAQATQSGESAALPTVTVTADAQDDTPQHLSAKAGAGALGTRSQLETPFSTTVVRSEDIAERQVSKLGDVFALDASVSDNSGAYSSWATYISVRGLPLDWQNGYRINGQPFLSYAITLPYEQFEQIELLKGSSGFMYGFGSPGGIVNYVTKKPTDQPVRSIEVGYKTAGVWSEHVDLGGRFGTGDRFGYRLNATHEEGKTYNDGNVRRNSVSLGLDARLTDKLTWTFDSLHQKRLTTGQTPSIYLGSYTGTSLPATIGANNASLVGAGQHLSTDFTLYSTGLQYQLSPDWTLSTSYSHSSATRSRNEGIAYLQDASGSYDDYRSDSAEGHRFNQWQAMATGRLRTGGFEHQVTLGASWQKQVNYYSSNAVYQLIGTGSIFRQDTNGYTSVTGFTPYRNSDITQRALFASDTLKLSDRWSVLAGLRSTTYEQNGYDTTGTQTATYRKSDVVTPTLALMFKPAPGTTLYGSYVESLEPGSTVSNLYANDGQLLNPLKSRQYELGLKTERERWSATAALFRIERGAEYANSANVLVQDGLSVYQGAEFGASTRLGSQWQLGGSLMLLDASYRRGSSYTGNRVAGAPKMIAAAQVGYDVAQVPGLKLSADMKYTGGTMLDASNQLSLPGYTVANIGASYTTRIGRRNTTFRAAINNVTNRRYWEFQYDNYIKPGDPRTFSLSAKLDF from the coding sequence TTGCGGCGAGCCGCCCTGCTGGTGCTGTGGGCCGCCGCACAAGGCAGCAGGGCCCACGCGCAGGACGCGCAGGCCACCCAATCCGGCGAAAGCGCAGCGCTGCCGACGGTGACCGTCACCGCCGACGCGCAGGACGACACACCGCAGCACCTGAGCGCCAAGGCTGGTGCCGGTGCTCTGGGCACCCGATCGCAACTGGAGACACCCTTCTCGACCACCGTGGTCCGCAGCGAAGACATCGCCGAGCGCCAGGTGTCCAAGCTAGGCGACGTGTTCGCGCTCGACGCCTCGGTCTCCGACAACAGCGGGGCCTACAGCAGTTGGGCCACCTACATCTCGGTGCGCGGCCTGCCGCTGGACTGGCAGAACGGCTACCGCATCAACGGCCAGCCTTTTCTCAGCTATGCCATCACCCTGCCCTACGAGCAGTTCGAACAGATCGAGCTGCTCAAGGGCTCGTCGGGCTTCATGTACGGCTTCGGCTCGCCGGGCGGCATCGTCAACTACGTGACGAAGAAGCCGACCGACCAGCCGGTGCGCAGCATCGAGGTCGGCTACAAGACCGCCGGCGTCTGGAGCGAGCATGTCGACCTGGGCGGGCGCTTCGGCACCGGCGATCGCTTCGGCTACCGGCTCAACGCCACGCACGAGGAAGGCAAGACCTACAACGACGGCAACGTGCGCCGCAATTCGGTGTCGCTCGGCCTCGACGCGAGGCTCACCGACAAGCTCACCTGGACCTTCGACTCGCTCCACCAGAAGCGCCTGACCACCGGCCAGACACCGTCGATCTACCTGGGCAGCTACACAGGCACGAGCCTGCCCGCGACCATCGGCGCGAACAACGCCAGCCTAGTGGGCGCGGGGCAGCACCTGTCCACCGACTTCACCCTCTACTCGACCGGCCTGCAGTACCAGCTGTCGCCCGACTGGACCTTGAGCACCAGCTACAGCCACAGCAGCGCCACGCGCAGCCGCAACGAAGGCATCGCCTACCTGCAGGACGCGAGCGGCAGCTACGACGACTACCGCTCCGACAGCGCCGAGGGCCATCGCTTCAACCAGTGGCAGGCCATGGCCACCGGCAGGCTGCGTACAGGCGGCTTCGAACACCAGGTGACGCTGGGCGCTTCGTGGCAGAAGCAGGTCAACTACTACAGCAGCAACGCCGTCTACCAGCTGATCGGCACCGGCAGCATCTTCCGCCAGGACACCAACGGCTACACCAGCGTCACCGGCTTCACGCCCTACCGCAACAGCGACATCACGCAGCGTGCGCTGTTCGCGAGCGACACGCTGAAGCTGTCCGACAGGTGGTCGGTGCTGGCCGGCCTGCGCAGCACCACCTACGAGCAGAACGGCTACGACACCACGGGCACGCAGACCGCCACCTACCGCAAGAGCGACGTCGTCACGCCCACGCTGGCGCTCATGTTCAAGCCCGCGCCCGGCACCACGCTCTACGGCAGCTATGTCGAGTCGCTGGAGCCCGGCAGCACGGTGAGCAACCTCTACGCCAACGACGGCCAGTTGCTCAACCCGCTGAAGAGCCGCCAGTACGAGCTGGGCCTGAAGACCGAGCGCGAGCGCTGGAGCGCCACCGCCGCGCTGTTCCGCATCGAGCGCGGCGCGGAGTACGCCAACAGCGCCAACGTGCTGGTGCAGGACGGCCTGTCGGTCTACCAGGGCGCGGAGTTCGGTGCCTCCACGCGGCTGGGCTCGCAGTGGCAGCTCGGCGGCAGCCTGATGCTGCTCGACGCCTCCTACCGGCGCGGCAGCAGCTACACCGGCAACCGCGTCGCGGGCGCGCCGAAGATGATCGCCGCCGCGCAGGTGGGGTACGACGTGGCGCAGGTGCCTGGCCTCAAGCTGTCGGCCGACATGAAGTACACGGGCGGCACCATGCTCGACGCGTCGAACCAGCTCAGCCTGCCGGGCTACACCGTCGCCAACATCGGCGCGAGCTACACCACGCGCATCGGCAGGCGCAACACCACCTTCCGCGCGGCGATCAACAACGTGACGAACCGGCGCTACTGGGAGTTCCAGTACGACAACTACATCAAGCCCGGCGACCCGCGCACCTTCAGCCTGAGCGCGAAGCTCGATTTCTAG
- the tssK gene encoding type VI secretion system baseplate subunit TssK translates to MNTAPITDRVEWHEGMLLSPQHFQQFSARMDSLVAWQTLAAAPFSWGVRRLVFDQGLLPAGMLRVLALEAILPDGTAVQYSAAEAAHGALELSLAPHQEQLANEPLDIYLTLPVNAPARHRSATVRFRSVAGAPVEDAVSDAEPANIPRMLPRLALSAGAVPPGTHVHLRLGQVFKDNEVVKLGDAQPPLLEVARDNPLWTAAAGLLGQLRGKAAFVAKQTAVPSSRVDDRLAHLELKDRLRSLLSGLPHAEAVLRTPHLHPLPMYWSLCALLASLSLLRPGGLPPVPMDYDHANPSLVFQPLLLALRDAVSEVSQEYREHKFEFRHGAFETTLQPQWLSGARIVIGLRGQSDKDLLAWMDSAIVGSQSAYPSLRERRVLGAVRRPIESADELGLRPGSGYLLYAIQTSAALTVPGELLVIANANEGATAQPPQEIVLFIKD, encoded by the coding sequence GTGAACACCGCTCCCATCACCGACCGCGTCGAGTGGCATGAAGGCATGCTGCTGTCGCCGCAGCACTTCCAGCAGTTCTCGGCGCGCATGGACTCCCTCGTGGCCTGGCAGACGCTGGCCGCCGCTCCCTTCAGCTGGGGCGTGCGCCGCCTGGTCTTCGACCAGGGCCTGCTGCCGGCCGGCATGCTGCGCGTGCTGGCGCTCGAAGCCATCCTGCCGGACGGCACCGCCGTGCAGTACTCGGCCGCCGAGGCGGCCCACGGCGCGCTGGAGCTGTCGCTAGCGCCGCACCAGGAACAGCTGGCCAACGAGCCGCTCGACATCTACCTCACGCTGCCCGTGAACGCGCCAGCACGGCACCGCTCCGCGACCGTGCGCTTTCGCTCGGTGGCCGGCGCGCCGGTGGAAGACGCGGTGTCTGATGCCGAGCCCGCCAACATTCCGCGCATGCTGCCGCGCCTGGCGCTGAGCGCGGGCGCGGTGCCGCCCGGCACGCACGTTCACCTGCGGCTGGGCCAGGTCTTCAAGGACAACGAAGTGGTGAAGCTCGGCGACGCGCAGCCGCCGCTGCTGGAAGTGGCGCGCGACAACCCGCTGTGGACGGCCGCCGCCGGCCTGCTGGGCCAGTTGCGCGGCAAGGCCGCCTTCGTCGCCAAGCAGACGGCGGTTCCGTCTTCGCGCGTGGACGACCGGCTCGCGCACCTGGAGCTGAAAGACCGGCTGCGCAGCCTGCTGTCGGGCCTGCCGCATGCCGAGGCCGTGCTGCGCACGCCGCACCTGCATCCGCTGCCGATGTACTGGTCGCTGTGCGCGCTGCTGGCCTCGCTGAGCCTGCTGCGGCCCGGCGGCCTGCCGCCGGTGCCGATGGACTACGACCATGCGAACCCTTCGCTCGTGTTCCAGCCGCTGCTGCTGGCGCTGCGCGACGCGGTGTCCGAAGTGAGCCAGGAGTACCGCGAGCACAAGTTCGAGTTCCGCCACGGCGCCTTCGAGACCACGCTGCAGCCACAATGGCTGTCGGGCGCGCGCATCGTGATCGGCCTGCGCGGCCAGTCCGACAAGGACCTGCTGGCCTGGATGGACAGCGCCATCGTCGGGTCGCAGTCGGCCTACCCGTCGCTGCGCGAACGCCGCGTGCTGGGCGCGGTGCGCCGCCCCATCGAGTCGGCCGACGAACTGGGCCTGCGCCCCGGCTCGGGCTACCTGCTCTACGCCATCCAGACCAGCGCCGCGCTCACCGTGCCTGGCGAACTGCTGGTGATAGCCAACGCCAACGAAGGCGCCACCGCGCAGCCTCCGCAGGAAATCGTGCTGTTCATCAAGGACTGA